Proteins encoded together in one Flavobacteriales bacterium window:
- the rplU gene encoding 50S ribosomal protein L21 has translation MYAIVNILGQQYKVQGGQKLKVHRLEAEAGKHVELDQVLLVSNGSTVSVGTPTVEGARVAAKVLAHSKGDTVLVFKKKRRKGYQKMNGHRQAITELWIEAILGKGEKFDASKSTAPAPKAVKAEAPAKKEAAPKATKAAAKKAAPAKKAAPAKKAAPAKKAPAKKAAPKKDSKK, from the coding sequence ATGTACGCCATCGTCAACATCCTCGGCCAGCAATACAAGGTGCAGGGCGGCCAGAAGCTGAAGGTGCACCGCCTCGAAGCCGAGGCCGGCAAGCACGTGGAACTGGACCAGGTGCTGCTGGTGAGCAATGGCTCCACCGTCAGCGTGGGCACCCCCACCGTGGAGGGCGCCCGTGTGGCCGCCAAGGTGCTCGCGCACAGCAAGGGCGACACCGTGCTGGTGTTCAAGAAGAAGCGCCGCAAGGGCTACCAGAAGATGAACGGCCACCGCCAGGCCATCACCGAACTGTGGATCGAGGCCATCCTCGGCAAAGGCGAGAAGTTCGACGCCAGCAAGAGCACCGCCCCCGCCCCCAAGGCCGTGAAGGCCGAGGCCCCGGCGAAGAAGGAGGCCGCCCCCAAGGCGACCAAGGCCGCAGCCAAGAAGGCCGCCCCCGCCAAGAAGGCCGCTCCGGCCAAGAAGGCGGCGCCCGCCAAGAAGGCCCCGGCCAAGAAAGCCGCCCCCAAGAAGGACAGCAAGAAGTGA
- a CDS encoding 5'-nucleotidase, lipoprotein e(P4) family: MRIPVIPLLVPVMGLWSCTAQRPVAEDAEAAAARELVAQNVNAALYQNASAEVAWLYEQGYAYARLKLDANLAMPDSLPPAVIVDVDETVLDNSPYELENIRAGRGYSPETWKAWTARAEAKPLPGALDFLNHTVSHGCSVYYITNRDADEKEVTIANLAGLGFPMADKEHVLTMQGTSDKTARRDSVRRTHRVVLLVGDQLTDFEQVLKDRSAGQGLPGMYMMSGQLSQYFILLPNATYGYWRDGITGKGSAVEKRDRVRSFIQQREH; the protein is encoded by the coding sequence ATGCGCATCCCCGTCATTCCCCTGCTCGTCCCCGTCATGGGGCTCTGGTCCTGCACCGCTCAGCGCCCGGTGGCCGAGGATGCCGAGGCCGCTGCGGCAAGAGAGCTCGTGGCCCAGAACGTGAACGCCGCCCTCTACCAGAACGCTTCGGCCGAGGTGGCCTGGTTGTACGAGCAGGGATATGCCTACGCCCGGCTGAAGCTCGACGCCAACCTCGCCATGCCCGATAGCCTGCCACCGGCCGTGATCGTGGACGTGGACGAGACCGTGCTCGACAACAGCCCGTACGAACTCGAGAACATCCGTGCGGGGCGCGGCTACAGCCCGGAGACCTGGAAGGCCTGGACCGCGCGGGCCGAGGCCAAACCCCTGCCCGGTGCACTGGACTTCCTGAACCACACGGTCTCCCACGGTTGCAGCGTGTACTACATCACCAACCGCGATGCCGATGAGAAGGAGGTGACCATCGCCAACCTCGCCGGGCTAGGATTCCCCATGGCGGACAAGGAACATGTGCTCACCATGCAGGGCACCAGCGACAAGACGGCCAGGCGTGATTCGGTGCGGCGCACCCATCGTGTGGTGCTGCTGGTGGGCGATCAGCTCACCGATTTCGAACAGGTGTTGAAGGACCGGAGTGCTGGTCAGGGACTGCCGGGCATGTACATGATGTCCGGCCAACTGTCGCAGTATTTCATCCTCCTGCCCAATGCCACCTATGGGTATTGGCGCGACGGCATCACCGGCAAGGGAAGTGCGGTGGAGAAGCGCGACCGGGTGCGGTCCTTCATCCAGCAGCGCGAGCACTGA
- a CDS encoding D-tyrosyl-tRNA(Tyr) deacylase has translation MRAVLQRVSGASVHIGGAEHARIGRGLLVLLGVEVGDTAAEAEWLCGKIARMRIFPDADGVMNLDITQVGGEVLLVSQFTLQASTAKGNRPSYIRAARPEEAVPLYLRVKQLLTEAVGRPVRTGEFGADMQVELVNDGPVTILIDSRLRE, from the coding sequence ATGAGGGCCGTGCTGCAGCGGGTATCCGGAGCGTCGGTGCACATCGGCGGGGCCGAGCACGCGCGCATCGGTCGTGGTCTGCTGGTGCTGCTGGGCGTGGAGGTGGGCGACACCGCTGCGGAGGCCGAGTGGCTGTGCGGCAAGATCGCCCGCATGCGGATCTTCCCCGATGCGGACGGGGTGATGAACCTCGACATCACCCAGGTCGGTGGGGAGGTGCTCCTGGTGAGCCAGTTCACCCTCCAGGCGAGCACCGCCAAGGGCAACCGCCCGAGCTACATCCGCGCGGCCCGGCCTGAAGAGGCGGTACCGCTTTATCTGCGCGTCAAGCAACTGCTCACCGAGGCTGTGGGCCGACCGGTGCGCACCGGTGAGTTCGGCGCGGACATGCAGGTGGAGCTGGTGAACGACGGCCCGGTCACCATCCTCATCGACAGCCGGCTCAGGGAGTAA
- the rsmA gene encoding ribosomal RNA small subunit methyltransferase A, with protein MHVRPKKHLGQHFLKEDAIAARIADALTHHGGYRRVLEVGPGTGALTRHLIPRTDIDLVCIEVDTESLAHLRAHHPELRLIEGDFLRLDLNALGDGPFAVIGNFPYNISTQIIFKVLEHRDRCTEVVGMFQKEVADRIRAGHGSKVYGITSVLAQAYYDVELLFHVEPGSFIPPPKVRSSVIRLRRNATARLACDEGIFHRLVKAAFNQRRKTLANALRHFPGLEGGLPADLAPRRAEQLPVDAFVALAAAAGPATV; from the coding sequence ATGCACGTCCGCCCCAAGAAGCACCTGGGCCAGCACTTCCTGAAGGAGGACGCCATCGCCGCGCGCATCGCCGACGCCCTCACCCACCACGGCGGCTACCGCCGGGTGCTGGAGGTGGGGCCCGGCACCGGAGCGCTCACCAGGCACCTGATCCCTCGCACGGACATCGACCTCGTCTGCATCGAGGTGGACACCGAGAGCCTGGCCCACCTCCGTGCGCACCATCCGGAGCTGCGGCTCATCGAGGGCGACTTCCTGCGGCTCGACCTGAACGCGCTGGGCGACGGCCCTTTCGCCGTCATTGGCAACTTCCCCTACAACATCAGCACACAGATCATCTTCAAGGTGCTGGAGCACCGCGACCGCTGCACCGAGGTGGTGGGCATGTTCCAGAAGGAGGTGGCCGACCGCATCCGCGCCGGGCATGGCAGCAAAGTGTATGGCATCACCAGCGTGCTGGCGCAGGCGTACTACGATGTGGAGCTCCTCTTCCACGTGGAGCCCGGCTCTTTCATCCCGCCGCCCAAGGTGCGCAGCTCGGTGATCCGCCTGCGGCGCAACGCCACCGCACGGCTCGCCTGCGACGAGGGCATTTTCCACCGCCTGGTGAAAGCCGCCTTCAACCAGCGGCGCAAGACCCTGGCCAACGCCCTGCGCCACTTCCCCGGGCTGGAAGGCGGCCTGCCCGCGGACCTCGCCCCGCGCCGCGCCGAACAGCTGCCGGTGGACGCCTTCGTGGCGCTCGCCGCCGCCGCCGGCCCCGCCACCGTGTGA
- a CDS encoding four helix bundle protein, protein MKSFEESIAWQRAMDLNEAVDIALSENKNWGFRDQLFRASLSICNNIAEGHEMPTKAHQLRYLWIAKGSCNEVCSMLHLARRRKYFPPDQIDRMMALQDQTARLLRTYIKTKTTGWRNIPGAMALLGLWFNLSTPYFLR, encoded by the coding sequence ATGAAGAGCTTTGAAGAGTCGATCGCCTGGCAGCGGGCCATGGACTTGAACGAGGCCGTGGACATCGCGCTATCCGAGAACAAGAACTGGGGCTTCAGGGACCAGTTATTCCGTGCATCCCTGTCCATCTGCAACAACATCGCAGAAGGCCACGAAATGCCTACGAAGGCCCATCAGCTCCGCTACCTCTGGATCGCCAAGGGCTCCTGCAATGAAGTTTGCTCCATGCTCCATCTTGCCCGCCGCAGGAAGTACTTCCCGCCGGATCAGATCGACCGCATGATGGCCCTACAGGACCAGACTGCCCGGCTCCTGCGGACCTACATCAAGACCAAGACCACCGGCTGGCGCAATATCCCAGGTGCGATGGCCCTGCTTGGACTCTGGTTCAACCTCTCCACCCCCTACTTTCTCCGTTGA
- a CDS encoding tetratricopeptide repeat protein codes for MKLPRPILFALLLTAAAASAQAQDGTDEQLAAQYFQSGDHEKAILYYERLYRKQPTPFYYEQLYKSYVALKDLPRAEKLAREQMKRDSDPRYAVDLGMVLRLAGEEDKARQQFEKVLRGMRPEQNSIRQVANAFTRHNEHDLALEAYQRGQRLLKDGPGFQFEIANLYALKGDVPAMTSAYLDLLAVNEGYIQAVQNGLSRAIDFTRRDAATEALRTELLRRIQRNPERSIHQELLIWMYIQQKDLDGAFVQCKALDKRFDEGGTRLMDLAEIALSNGEHATAMKCYDHVVGLGRRDGLYAKARMGQVRTEMARLTTMAEPPAADLAALRTRYEVTLDELGRNKSTVDLMEDLARVQAYYLNDRAAASALLDQALDLPDIDAATRGRIKLALADVHLFDGDIWEASLLYSQVDLDFKYDPLGHEARLRNAKVSFYAGDFLWAKGQLDVLKASTSKLIANDAMELSLLISDHIGADSNSTPLALYAQADLLTFQRRYPEAIAVLDTLDRAFPMDGIADDVLFLRHRIARDRKAHAEAASYLERIVAEHPLAILVDNALFELGRLHEDQLKDPEKARQYYEKLLFEQPGSIFVPEARARFRRLRGDAPDTDPADGGTTPPQ; via the coding sequence ATGAAGCTGCCGCGGCCCATCCTGTTCGCGCTGCTGCTCACTGCGGCGGCGGCGTCCGCGCAGGCCCAGGACGGGACCGACGAGCAGCTGGCCGCCCAGTACTTCCAGTCCGGCGACCACGAGAAGGCCATCCTCTACTACGAACGCCTCTACCGCAAGCAGCCCACGCCCTTCTACTACGAGCAGCTCTACAAGAGCTATGTGGCCCTGAAGGACCTGCCGCGTGCCGAGAAACTGGCCCGCGAACAGATGAAGCGCGACAGCGACCCGCGCTACGCGGTGGACCTGGGCATGGTGCTGCGCCTGGCCGGCGAGGAGGACAAGGCCCGGCAACAGTTCGAGAAGGTGCTGCGCGGCATGCGCCCCGAACAGAACAGCATCCGCCAGGTGGCCAACGCCTTCACCCGGCACAACGAGCACGACCTGGCCCTGGAGGCTTACCAGCGCGGGCAGCGCCTGTTGAAGGACGGCCCCGGCTTCCAGTTCGAGATCGCCAACCTGTACGCCCTGAAGGGCGATGTGCCCGCCATGACCAGCGCCTACCTGGACCTGCTCGCGGTGAACGAGGGCTACATCCAGGCGGTGCAGAACGGCCTTTCCCGCGCCATCGACTTCACCCGCCGCGATGCCGCCACCGAGGCCCTCCGCACCGAACTGCTGCGGCGCATCCAGCGCAACCCCGAACGCTCCATCCACCAGGAGCTGCTCATCTGGATGTACATCCAACAAAAGGACCTGGACGGCGCCTTCGTGCAATGCAAGGCACTGGACAAGCGCTTCGACGAGGGCGGCACGCGGCTGATGGACCTGGCGGAGATCGCCCTGAGCAACGGCGAGCACGCCACCGCCATGAAGTGCTATGACCATGTGGTGGGCCTGGGCCGACGCGATGGCCTGTACGCCAAGGCCCGCATGGGCCAGGTGCGCACCGAAATGGCCCGCCTCACCACGATGGCCGAGCCCCCCGCCGCCGACCTCGCGGCCCTGCGCACCCGCTACGAGGTCACCCTCGATGAGCTGGGCCGCAACAAGAGCACCGTGGACCTGATGGAGGACCTCGCCCGGGTGCAGGCCTACTACCTCAACGACCGCGCCGCCGCCTCCGCCCTGCTGGATCAGGCCCTGGACCTGCCCGACATCGATGCCGCCACCCGCGGACGCATCAAGCTCGCCCTGGCCGATGTGCACCTCTTCGATGGCGACATCTGGGAGGCCTCGCTGCTCTACAGCCAGGTGGACCTCGACTTCAAGTACGACCCCCTCGGCCACGAGGCCCGCCTGCGCAACGCCAAGGTGAGCTTCTACGCCGGCGACTTCCTGTGGGCCAAGGGCCAGCTCGATGTGCTCAAGGCCTCCACCTCGAAGCTCATCGCCAACGACGCCATGGAGCTGAGCCTGCTGATCAGCGACCACATCGGCGCGGACAGCAACAGCACGCCGCTCGCCCTTTACGCCCAGGCGGACCTGCTCACCTTCCAGCGCCGCTACCCCGAAGCCATCGCCGTGCTCGACACCCTCGACCGGGCCTTTCCCATGGACGGCATCGCGGACGACGTGCTGTTCCTGCGCCACCGCATCGCCCGCGACCGCAAGGCGCACGCCGAGGCCGCCTCCTATCTTGAACGGATCGTGGCCGAACACCCGCTCGCCATCCTGGTGGACAACGCCCTCTTCGAACTGGGCCGCCTGCATGAGGACCAGCTGAAGGACCCCGAGAAGGCCAGACAGTATTACGAGAAGCTCCTGTTCGAGCAGCCCGGCAGCATCTTCGTGCCCGAGGCCCGCGCCCGGTTCCGCCGGTTGCGCGGCGATGCCCCGGACACCGATCCGGCCGACGGCGGCACCACCCCGCCCCAATGA
- the rsgA gene encoding ribosome small subunit-dependent GTPase A, with the protein MPTGLVMRSTGSRYLVRGDDGTLHECVAKGNLRIKGWKSTNPVAVGDRVDFSPQEDADHPGAITDLHDRRNYLVRRSVNLSHHKHVIAANLDQALLIVTVARPRTSTGFIDRFLVTAEAYQVPVVLVVNKVDDLADDEMEDLAELVDTYQQAGYRVLMTSARTGAGVDDVRELLAGRVTLVAGHSGVGKSTLINSIDPALDLHTAVISEASEKGQHTTTYAEMFELGVASDELRVASDQPADTRRSSLATQAVIPPTFIIDTPGIKGFGLVDLEAEDIGDQFPEIFRLKGGCRFNNCLHKDEPGCAVRAAVEAGELAGSRYSSYRDMLEGIDEESPYRLD; encoded by the coding sequence ATGCCCACCGGCCTTGTGATGCGCTCCACCGGCAGCCGCTACCTGGTGCGTGGCGACGACGGCACGCTGCACGAGTGCGTGGCCAAGGGCAACCTGCGGATCAAGGGGTGGAAGAGCACGAACCCGGTGGCGGTGGGCGATCGGGTGGACTTCAGCCCGCAGGAGGATGCGGACCACCCGGGCGCCATCACCGACCTGCACGACCGGCGCAACTACCTGGTGCGGCGCAGCGTGAACCTGAGCCACCACAAGCATGTGATCGCCGCCAATCTGGACCAGGCGCTGCTGATCGTGACGGTGGCGCGCCCGCGCACCTCCACGGGCTTCATCGACCGCTTCCTGGTGACCGCCGAGGCTTACCAGGTGCCGGTGGTGCTGGTGGTGAACAAGGTGGACGACCTGGCCGACGACGAGATGGAGGACCTGGCGGAGCTGGTGGACACCTACCAGCAGGCGGGCTATCGGGTGCTGATGACCTCGGCGCGGACCGGGGCCGGGGTGGACGATGTGCGGGAGCTGCTCGCCGGCCGGGTGACCTTGGTGGCCGGGCACAGCGGGGTGGGGAAGAGCACCCTCATCAACAGCATCGATCCGGCGCTCGACCTGCACACCGCCGTCATCAGCGAGGCCAGTGAGAAGGGCCAGCACACCACCACCTACGCCGAGATGTTCGAGCTGGGAGTGGCGAGTGATGAATTGCGAGTGGCGAGTGATCAGCCGGCTGACACTCGCCGCTCGTCACTCGCCACTCAGGCCGTGATCCCACCGACCTTCATCATCGACACCCCCGGCATCAAGGGCTTCGGGCTGGTGGACCTGGAGGCCGAGGACATCGGCGATCAGTTCCCCGAGATCTTCCGGTTGAAGGGCGGTTGCCGCTTCAACAACTGCCTGCACAAGGACGAACCCGGCTGTGCGGTGCGCGCCGCGGTGGAGGCTGGAGAGCTGGCCGGAAGCCGCTACAGCAGCTACCGCGACATGCTCGAGGGCATCGATGAGGAGAGTCCTTACCGACTGGATTGA
- a CDS encoding DUF4286 family protein, which yields MIIYNVTVNVDADVAEDWLRWMHSVHVPEVMATGLFLDSRILRVLAEENGGLTYAVQYTCADMATYERYRDEHAPRLQAETQKRYGGRFAAFRTLLQVLHTA from the coding sequence ATGATCATCTACAACGTCACCGTCAACGTCGATGCCGACGTGGCCGAGGACTGGCTGCGGTGGATGCACAGCGTGCATGTGCCCGAGGTGATGGCCACCGGCCTCTTCCTCGACAGCCGGATCCTGCGTGTGCTGGCCGAGGAGAACGGCGGCCTCACCTATGCCGTGCAGTACACCTGCGCCGACATGGCCACCTACGAGCGGTACCGCGACGAGCACGCCCCGCGCCTGCAGGCCGAAACGCAGAAGCGCTACGGAGGCCGCTTCGCCGCTTTCCGCACCCTGCTGCAGGTGCTGCACACCGCGTGA
- the rpmA gene encoding 50S ribosomal protein L27 — protein MAHKKGEGSTSNGRESHSKRLGVKIYGGQQATAGNILVRQRGTKHHPGKNVGIGVDHTLYALVDGVVEFRTKRGERSFVSVIPAETAKA, from the coding sequence ATGGCACACAAGAAAGGTGAAGGCAGCACCAGCAACGGTCGCGAAAGCCACAGCAAACGCCTCGGCGTGAAGATCTACGGCGGCCAACAGGCCACGGCCGGCAACATCCTGGTCCGCCAGCGCGGCACCAAGCACCACCCCGGCAAGAACGTGGGCATCGGTGTGGACCACACCCTCTACGCCCTCGTGGACGGCGTGGTGGAGTTCCGCACCAAGCGCGGCGAACGCAGCTTCGTCAGCGTGATCCCCGCCGAGACGGCCAAGGCCTGA
- the serS gene encoding serine--tRNA ligase, which yields MLELSFLRTQADEAERRLAKRHIDARAALEHARQLDEARRAAQVAVDDRQAEINTLSRSIGELMKAGQKAEAEAAKARSTALKEGMDPLRSAMEAAERALTDHLLTLPNAPADRVPAGRTPEDNVVVVQEGAIPDLGPGAKPHWELGEEYGILHMDLGVKLTGAGFPVYSGQGARLQRALIAFFLDRATAAGYREIIPPHLVNAASAYATGQLPDKEGQMYHATVDDLYLIPTAEVPITNLYRDEIVDADRLPIRNVGYTPCFRREAGSYGAHVRGLNRVHQFDKVEIVRVERPEDSYAALEEMVEHVKGLLRDLEMPFRQLLLCGGDMGFASALTYDMEVFSAAQQRWLEVSSISNFETFQSNRLKLRFRGEDKKPRLAHTLNGSALALARIVAALLENNQTPDGIHIPKALQPYTGFDRITR from the coding sequence ATGCTCGAACTGTCCTTCCTGCGCACCCAGGCCGACGAGGCCGAACGTCGCCTCGCGAAACGCCACATCGATGCCCGCGCCGCGCTGGAGCACGCCCGCCAACTGGATGAGGCGCGCCGCGCCGCCCAGGTGGCCGTGGACGACCGCCAGGCCGAGATCAATACCCTGAGCCGCAGCATCGGTGAGCTGATGAAGGCCGGCCAAAAGGCCGAGGCCGAAGCCGCCAAGGCCCGCAGCACCGCGCTTAAAGAGGGCATGGACCCGTTGCGCTCCGCGATGGAGGCCGCCGAACGCGCCCTCACCGACCACCTGCTCACCCTGCCCAACGCCCCCGCCGACCGCGTTCCCGCCGGGCGCACACCGGAGGACAACGTGGTGGTGGTGCAGGAAGGCGCCATCCCCGACCTGGGCCCCGGCGCCAAGCCCCACTGGGAACTGGGAGAGGAGTACGGCATCCTGCACATGGACCTGGGCGTGAAGCTCACCGGCGCCGGCTTCCCGGTGTACAGCGGCCAGGGCGCCCGGCTGCAGCGTGCCCTCATCGCCTTCTTCCTGGACCGCGCCACCGCCGCCGGCTACCGCGAGATCATCCCGCCGCACCTGGTGAACGCCGCCAGCGCCTACGCCACTGGCCAGCTGCCGGACAAAGAGGGCCAGATGTACCACGCCACGGTGGACGACCTCTACCTGATCCCCACCGCCGAGGTGCCCATCACCAACCTGTACCGCGACGAGATCGTGGACGCCGACCGGCTGCCCATCCGCAACGTGGGCTACACCCCCTGCTTCCGCCGTGAGGCCGGCAGCTACGGCGCCCATGTGCGCGGCCTCAACCGCGTGCACCAGTTCGACAAGGTGGAGATCGTGCGCGTGGAGCGACCCGAGGACAGCTACGCCGCGCTGGAGGAGATGGTGGAGCACGTGAAAGGACTGCTGCGCGACCTGGAGATGCCCTTCCGCCAGCTGCTGCTCTGCGGCGGCGACATGGGCTTCGCCAGCGCGCTCACCTACGACATGGAGGTGTTCAGCGCCGCCCAGCAGCGCTGGCTGGAGGTGAGCAGCATCAGCAACTTCGAGACCTTCCAGAGCAACCGCCTGAAACTGCGCTTCCGCGGCGAGGACAAGAAGCCCCGCCTGGCACACACCTTGAACGGCAGCGCCCTGGCCCTGGCCCGCATCGTCGCCGCCCTGCTGGAGAACAACCAGACGCCCGACGGCATCCACATCCCCAAGGCCCTGCAGCCCTACACCGGCTTCGACCGCATCACCCGATGA
- the gldA gene encoding gliding motility-associated ABC transporter ATP-binding subunit GldA, whose amino-acid sequence MSISVRGITKLYGPQKALDDVSFELAKAGVVGFLGPNGAGKSTMMKVLTCYLPPTSGEASVCGHDIRSASMQVRRNVGYLPEHNPLYVDLYVREYLEFVAGIHGLKGKEARVREMIGLVGLEREQHKRIGALSKGYRQRVGLAQALIHDPQVLILDEPTSGLDPNQLEEVRGLIRTVGREKTVLLSTHIMQEVEAICERVIIIDRGRIVADDRADRLRSAQRDLEVLEVEFDGGVEMRQLLAIPGVVHARQESPVRWAIGHAREQDVRPAVFQFAVDHGRKVLTLQKSTRGLEEVFKELTKG is encoded by the coding sequence ATGTCCATCTCCGTCCGCGGCATCACCAAGCTCTACGGCCCGCAGAAGGCGCTGGACGACGTGAGCTTCGAGCTGGCGAAGGCGGGCGTGGTGGGCTTCCTGGGACCCAACGGCGCGGGCAAGAGCACCATGATGAAGGTGCTCACCTGCTACCTGCCGCCCACCAGCGGCGAGGCCAGCGTGTGCGGGCACGACATCCGCTCGGCCAGCATGCAGGTGCGGCGCAACGTGGGCTACCTGCCGGAGCACAATCCGCTGTACGTGGACCTGTATGTGCGCGAGTACCTGGAGTTCGTGGCCGGCATCCACGGGCTGAAGGGGAAGGAGGCCCGGGTGCGGGAGATGATCGGTCTGGTGGGCCTGGAGCGTGAACAGCACAAGCGCATCGGCGCGCTCAGCAAGGGCTACCGCCAGCGCGTGGGCCTGGCCCAGGCCCTGATCCATGACCCGCAGGTGCTCATCCTCGACGAGCCCACGAGCGGCCTCGACCCCAATCAGCTGGAAGAGGTGCGCGGCCTCATCCGCACCGTGGGACGCGAGAAGACCGTGCTCCTCAGCACGCATATCATGCAGGAGGTGGAGGCCATCTGCGAACGGGTGATCATCATCGACCGCGGCCGCATCGTGGCCGACGACCGGGCCGACCGGCTGCGCAGCGCCCAGCGCGACCTCGAGGTGCTGGAGGTGGAGTTCGACGGTGGCGTGGAGATGCGGCAGCTACTGGCCATCCCCGGCGTGGTGCATGCGCGCCAGGAGAGCCCGGTGCGGTGGGCCATCGGCCATGCTCGCGAGCAGGATGTGCGGCCCGCCGTGTTCCAGTTCGCCGTGGACCACGGCCGCAAGGTGCTCACCCTGCAGAAGAGCACGCGGGGCCTGGAAGAGGTGTTCAAGGAGCTCACCAAGGGGTGA
- a CDS encoding methionine adenosyltransferase, producing the protein MPYLFTSESVSEGHPDKVADQISDALIDHFLAFDPQSKVACETLVTTGQVVLAGEVKSNAYLDVQQIAREVIERIGYTKSEYMFEAHSCGVLSAIHEQSPDINQGVERKKPEEQGAGDQGMMFGYACRDTDTFMPLPLELSHLLLRELAAIRREKNSKMPYLRPDAKSQVTIEYNDDHTPKRIDAIVVSTQHDDFDSEAKMLARIKKDVIEVLIPRVMKKLPKRVQALFGKDIAYHINPTGKFVIGGPHGDTGLTGRKIIVDTYGGKGAHGGGAFSGKDPSKVDRSAAYAARHVAKHLVAAGVCDECLVQVAYAIGVARPVGFYVNTYGTSKVKMSDGRIAQVVGGLKEFDMRPYFIEQRFKLRTPIYSETAAYGHMGRECKEVTKTFSNAGQKATVKVKLFPWEELNAVAAVKKAFKL; encoded by the coding sequence ATGCCCTACCTCTTCACCTCCGAATCCGTCAGCGAAGGCCACCCCGACAAGGTCGCCGACCAGATCAGCGATGCCCTCATCGACCACTTCCTCGCGTTCGACCCGCAGAGCAAGGTGGCCTGCGAAACCCTGGTGACCACCGGACAGGTGGTGCTGGCCGGCGAGGTGAAGAGCAACGCCTACCTCGATGTGCAGCAGATCGCCCGCGAGGTGATCGAGCGTATCGGTTACACCAAGAGCGAGTACATGTTCGAGGCGCACAGCTGCGGTGTGCTGAGCGCCATCCACGAGCAGAGCCCCGACATCAACCAGGGCGTGGAGCGCAAGAAGCCCGAGGAACAGGGCGCCGGCGACCAGGGCATGATGTTCGGCTACGCCTGCCGCGACACAGATACGTTCATGCCGCTGCCGCTCGAGCTCAGCCACCTGCTGCTCCGCGAGCTCGCCGCCATCCGCCGTGAGAAGAACAGCAAGATGCCCTACCTGCGCCCCGACGCCAAGAGCCAGGTGACCATCGAGTACAACGACGACCACACGCCCAAGCGCATCGACGCCATCGTGGTGAGCACCCAGCATGACGACTTCGACAGCGAGGCGAAGATGCTGGCGCGCATCAAGAAGGACGTGATCGAGGTGCTGATCCCCCGCGTAATGAAGAAGCTGCCCAAGCGGGTGCAGGCCCTCTTCGGCAAGGACATCGCCTACCACATCAACCCCACCGGCAAGTTCGTGATCGGCGGCCCGCACGGCGACACCGGCCTCACCGGCCGCAAGATCATCGTGGACACCTACGGCGGCAAGGGCGCGCACGGCGGCGGTGCCTTCAGCGGCAAGGACCCCAGCAAGGTGGATCGCAGCGCGGCCTACGCGGCGCGCCACGTGGCCAAGCACCTGGTGGCGGCCGGCGTGTGCGACGAATGCCTGGTGCAGGTGGCCTACGCCATCGGCGTGGCCAGGCCCGTGGGCTTCTACGTGAACACCTACGGCACCAGCAAGGTGAAGATGAGCGACGGCCGGATCGCCCAGGTGGTGGGCGGCCTGAAGGAGTTCGACATGCGCCCGTACTTCATCGAGCAGCGCTTCAAGCTCCGCACCCCCATCTACAGCGAGACCGCCGCTTACGGGCACATGGGCCGCGAGTGCAAGGAGGTGACCAAGACCTTCAGCAACGCCGGTCAGAAAGCCACCGTGAAGGTGAAGCTGTTCCCCTGGGAGGAGCTCAATGCCGTGGCCGCGGTGAAAAAGGCGTTCAAGCTGTAA